From Ignatzschineria sp. RMDPL8A, a single genomic window includes:
- a CDS encoding NarK/NasA family nitrate transporter, which produces MLLNRNQLSDNFKRYSVLTSSTFAFTMCFMVWTMFSVIAIPISEELGLNEFQFGLLTAMPVLSGSLIRIPLGMMTDRFGGRKVFLWLLALSIVPIYMIQSVSNFYALLGIGLVMGLAGGSFSVGTPYVAKWFPPHRKGLAMGIFGAGNMGSSINTLIAPTLVALGTWHLVPKVYAGMIAFTFVFFFLFSFHDEKHISHANSSLKDQFKLLKDPKVLCYSQLYSVVFGGYVGLALWLTSYYRAEFALPLTTAGFLAACFSMPGGVLRAFGGWLSDKFGAYRVTAAVLWICFISFFILSYPKTDFIVETTRGDVGFHISLNIYVFTTILFVVGVAMAVGKASVFKFISDNYDENIGAVSGIVGLAGGLGGFLLPILFGFALDLTGIRSSCFMLLFGTTCVALIYLAWSRKTLNEE; this is translated from the coding sequence ATGTTATTGAATCGTAATCAACTCTCAGACAACTTTAAACGGTATTCTGTCCTTACGAGCAGTACCTTTGCATTTACCATGTGTTTCATGGTGTGGACCATGTTTTCGGTCATTGCGATTCCCATTAGTGAAGAGCTTGGCCTTAACGAATTTCAATTTGGACTTTTAACCGCAATGCCGGTGTTATCGGGGTCACTTATCCGTATCCCCCTTGGTATGATGACCGACCGTTTCGGCGGGCGTAAAGTCTTTCTTTGGCTCTTAGCGCTCTCAATTGTGCCGATCTATATGATTCAATCGGTGAGTAATTTCTACGCACTTCTTGGGATCGGCTTAGTGATGGGGCTTGCCGGCGGATCATTCTCCGTTGGAACGCCGTATGTGGCAAAATGGTTCCCGCCACACCGTAAAGGCTTAGCGATGGGAATCTTTGGCGCTGGAAACATGGGATCATCGATCAATACGCTCATTGCACCGACGTTAGTTGCACTGGGTACATGGCATTTAGTCCCGAAAGTCTATGCCGGTATGATCGCCTTTACCTTTGTCTTTTTCTTCCTCTTTAGCTTCCACGATGAAAAACATATTTCGCACGCAAATTCATCGCTTAAAGATCAATTTAAACTCTTAAAAGACCCCAAAGTGCTCTGCTATAGCCAGCTCTATAGTGTGGTATTTGGCGGATATGTGGGGCTTGCGCTCTGGTTAACAAGCTATTATCGCGCGGAGTTTGCACTTCCTTTAACCACCGCGGGTTTCTTAGCAGCGTGCTTTTCAATGCCGGGCGGGGTGCTTCGCGCCTTTGGTGGATGGCTTTCCGATAAATTTGGGGCCTATCGCGTAACTGCTGCGGTGCTTTGGATCTGCTTTATCAGCTTCTTTATTCTCTCTTATCCAAAAACTGACTTTATTGTGGAAACCACTCGCGGGGATGTGGGCTTCCATATCTCACTCAACATCTACGTCTTTACCACAATCTTATTTGTGGTCGGCGTTGCGATGGCAGTGGGGAAAGCGTCCGTTTTTAAATTTATCTCGGACAACTACGATGAAAATATCGGTGCAGTATCGGGTATTGTGGGCTTAGCAGGCGGTTTAGGCGGCTTCTTACTCCCCATCTTATTTGGCTTTGCGTTAGATTTAACAGGCATTCGCTCATCGTGCTTTATGCTTCTTTTTGGCACAACCTGTGTGGCGCTCATCTATCTTGCTTGGTCACGCAAAACGCTCAATGAAGAGTAG
- the narH gene encoding nitrate reductase subunit beta, whose translation MRIRAQIGMVLNLDKCIGCHTCSVTCKNIWTSRDGVEYAWFNNVETKPGIGFPKEWENQEKWKGGWVRKRNGKIELKQGVRFKVLANIFSNPNMPEIDDYYEPFTYDYEHLQNAPSMKTSPVARPVSVLTGQKMEKIHHGPNWEDDLGGEFEKRSKDQLFEGIQKEIYGEFERTFMMYLPRLCEHCLNPACVASCPSGSIYKREEDGVVLIDQDKCRGWRMCVSGCPYKKIYYNWTSGKAEKCTFCYPRIEAGMPTACSESCVGRIRYLGVMLYDADKIEAAASVEDPKDLYQSQLDLFLDPNDPKVIKAAREQGIDEEWIKAAQKSPVYKMAMEWKVAFPLHPEYRTLPMVWYIPPLSPIQGAMNKGDIKRDKDGILPNVDELRIPLRYLANLLTAGKIEPIEKALNTMIAMRQFKREESVFNRKNPEILTGTGLNAEQIEEMYQVMAIANYEDRFVIPTNHKEQAEYAFDDQASCGFSFGNGCSDGRSEASLFGKRKSSPIIFHDLRAQIKELKAQKAEANKE comes from the coding sequence ATGAGAATTAGAGCTCAAATAGGCATGGTCCTAAACCTAGACAAATGTATCGGTTGCCACACCTGTTCGGTCACCTGTAAAAATATCTGGACAAGCCGTGATGGCGTTGAGTATGCCTGGTTTAACAACGTAGAAACCAAGCCAGGCATCGGTTTTCCGAAAGAGTGGGAAAACCAAGAGAAATGGAAAGGCGGTTGGGTTCGTAAACGCAATGGCAAAATCGAACTCAAACAAGGGGTGCGCTTTAAAGTTTTAGCGAACATCTTTTCAAACCCCAATATGCCGGAAATTGATGATTACTACGAGCCATTTACGTATGACTACGAGCATCTTCAAAACGCGCCATCGATGAAAACCTCACCGGTTGCGCGCCCCGTATCGGTATTGACCGGTCAAAAAATGGAGAAAATCCATCACGGCCCTAACTGGGAAGATGATCTTGGTGGTGAATTTGAAAAACGCTCGAAAGATCAGCTCTTTGAAGGCATTCAAAAAGAGATCTACGGCGAGTTTGAACGCACCTTTATGATGTATCTGCCACGTCTTTGTGAGCACTGTTTAAATCCTGCGTGTGTGGCGTCGTGTCCATCGGGCTCGATCTACAAACGGGAAGAAGATGGTGTGGTGCTCATTGACCAAGACAAATGTCGCGGTTGGAGAATGTGTGTATCGGGCTGTCCGTACAAAAAAATCTACTACAACTGGACGAGCGGCAAAGCGGAAAAATGTACGTTTTGTTATCCCCGTATTGAAGCCGGTATGCCAACTGCTTGTTCAGAATCCTGCGTTGGGCGGATTCGCTACTTAGGCGTAATGCTCTACGATGCCGATAAGATAGAAGCAGCGGCGAGCGTTGAAGATCCGAAAGATCTCTACCAATCGCAACTCGATCTCTTCTTAGATCCAAACGATCCGAAAGTAATTAAAGCGGCACGTGAGCAGGGCATTGATGAGGAGTGGATTAAAGCGGCGCAAAAATCACCGGTCTATAAAATGGCGATGGAATGGAAAGTGGCGTTCCCGCTTCACCCTGAATATCGTACATTGCCGATGGTTTGGTACATTCCGCCTCTATCTCCGATCCAAGGCGCGATGAATAAAGGCGATATCAAACGCGATAAAGATGGCATTTTACCCAATGTTGACGAGCTTCGTATCCCACTTCGCTATCTTGCAAACCTGTTAACCGCGGGTAAGATCGAGCCGATCGAAAAAGCGCTCAACACCATGATTGCGATGCGTCAATTTAAGCGTGAAGAGTCGGTCTTTAATCGTAAAAATCCGGAAATTTTGACCGGGACTGGATTAAACGCTGAGCAGATCGAAGAGATGTATCAAGTGATGGCGATTGCGAACTATGAAGATCGTTTCGTTATTCCAACCAATCATAAAGAGCAGGCAGAATATGCTTTTGACGATCAAGCAAGCTGCGGCTTTAGTTTTGGTAATGGCTGTTCAGATGGCCGTTCTGAAGCATCGCTCTTTGGCAAACGTAAAAGTTCACCGATCATTTTCCACGATCTTCGTGCACAAATTAAAGAGCTGAAAGCCCAAAAAGCGGAAGCTAATAAGGAGTAA
- a CDS encoding nitrate reductase subunit alpha produces MSHFLDRLNFFIKKEESYSDGHGTVSNESRDWEKGYRGRWQHDKVVRSTHGVNCTGSCSWKIFVKNGLITWEMQQTDYPRTRPDLPNHEPRGCPRGASYSWYVYSAQRVKYPMLRGALAEIWREERQTKDPISAWTAICNDPEKLKAYKSQRGLGGMVRSNWEEVYELIAAANAYTVKQYGPDRVIGFSPIPAMSMVSYAAGTRYLSLLGGVPLSFYDWYCDLPPASPQVFGEQTDVAESADWYNSNYLLVWGSNVPMTRTPDAHFYTEVRYKGTKTVAISSDFGEMAKFGDIWLAPKQGTDAALGMAMGHVILKEFHIDNPSPYFQDYCRRYTDMPVLVRLVKNGDTYEPEYFLRASHLAGEVSEQQNSEWKTLVIDEKTGELVVPNGSVGFRWDGSQRWNLEERAGEREYQAQLSVMDHHDDVLDVAFPYFEKDQDEILIHKVPVKRITDHEGNECFVTTVFDLTVANYGIDRGLKDQNAAKDYFDDAAYTPKWQEKITGVKPEDVIQVAREFAQNAHDTKGRSMVIVGAGLNHWYHMDMSYRSIINMLMMCGCIGKSGGGWCHYVGQEKLRPQTGWAPLAFGLDWNRPSRQMNGTSFYYNHTGQWRHETLGVDEIMAPNQMGKMENMSLIDYNAKAERMGWLPTAPQLTTNPLDVAKMAKDAGKDASSFVAEQLKSGGLDMSCNDPDNPKNFPRNLFVWRSNLLGSSAKGHEYFLKYLLGTQNALDESHADGCIEPKEIKVRPAVEGKLDLLVTLDFRMSTTCLYSDVVLPTATWYEKDDMNTSDMHPFIHPLSEAVNPLWESRTDWEIYKGLAKKFSELSKDYLGVREDVLLTPLMHDTPEELGQPFDPKDWKKGECDPIPGKTMPKITVVERDYGAIYDKFTSVGPLLEKVGNGGKGMNWKTDKEVDFLRKLNKVKGGDSVAKDQPRLDTAIDAAEMILTLAPETNGEVAVKAWDALSKTTGRDHSHLSHPNEHTKIRFRDIQAQPRKILTSPIWSGIESDEVCYNAGYTNVHELIPWRTITGRQQFYQDHLWMRGFGEQLCVYKPPIDLKTTQKVIGQYDNGNKEIVLNFLTPHQKWGIHSTYSDNIRMLTLSRGGPHVWISESDAKAAGIVDNDWIEVFNVNGTLTARAVVSQRIPEGMTMMYHAQEKIINVPGSEITGNRGGIHNSVTRAVTKPTHMIGGYAQLSYGFNYYGTVGANRDEFVVVRKMNRVDWLDEPADSK; encoded by the coding sequence ATGAGTCACTTTTTAGATCGTTTAAACTTCTTTATTAAGAAAGAAGAGAGTTACTCCGACGGTCACGGTACGGTCAGTAACGAAAGCCGTGATTGGGAAAAAGGTTATCGCGGTCGTTGGCAACACGACAAAGTAGTGCGTTCAACTCACGGAGTGAACTGTACCGGTTCGTGTAGCTGGAAAATTTTCGTGAAAAATGGATTGATCACGTGGGAGATGCAGCAGACCGATTATCCGCGCACCCGTCCCGATCTTCCCAATCATGAACCGCGCGGCTGTCCTCGTGGGGCATCGTACAGTTGGTATGTCTATTCAGCACAACGGGTAAAATATCCGATGCTGCGTGGGGCATTGGCTGAAATTTGGCGTGAAGAGCGTCAAACTAAAGATCCGATCAGCGCATGGACGGCGATCTGTAACGATCCGGAAAAACTCAAGGCCTATAAATCTCAACGGGGTTTAGGCGGTATGGTTCGCTCAAACTGGGAAGAGGTTTATGAACTTATTGCAGCAGCAAACGCATATACTGTTAAGCAGTACGGCCCTGATCGTGTTATTGGGTTTTCTCCTATCCCTGCTATGAGTATGGTGAGCTATGCTGCCGGAACGCGCTATCTGTCGCTTCTTGGTGGGGTGCCGCTCTCGTTTTATGACTGGTATTGTGACTTACCACCTGCAAGTCCGCAGGTATTTGGTGAGCAAACTGACGTTGCTGAAAGTGCCGATTGGTACAACTCAAACTATCTTTTAGTCTGGGGCTCAAACGTTCCGATGACCCGTACGCCCGATGCTCACTTCTATACTGAAGTGCGTTATAAAGGGACCAAAACCGTTGCGATCTCCAGTGACTTTGGTGAGATGGCAAAATTCGGGGATATCTGGCTTGCACCAAAACAAGGGACCGATGCTGCGCTGGGTATGGCGATGGGTCATGTGATTTTAAAAGAATTCCACATCGACAATCCCTCTCCGTATTTCCAAGATTATTGCCGCCGTTATACCGATATGCCGGTGTTAGTTCGTTTAGTTAAAAATGGCGATACTTATGAGCCAGAATATTTCTTACGCGCATCGCATTTAGCGGGCGAGGTGAGCGAGCAACAAAATAGCGAATGGAAAACGCTTGTGATTGATGAAAAAACGGGCGAACTTGTGGTACCAAATGGCTCCGTTGGATTCCGTTGGGATGGCAGTCAGCGCTGGAACTTAGAAGAACGTGCCGGCGAGCGTGAGTATCAAGCGCAATTATCGGTGATGGATCACCATGATGATGTGTTAGATGTGGCATTTCCTTACTTTGAGAAAGACCAAGATGAGATCTTAATTCATAAAGTGCCCGTGAAACGCATTACTGATCATGAAGGCAATGAATGCTTTGTGACTACAGTGTTTGATTTAACCGTAGCCAACTATGGCATCGATCGCGGTCTCAAGGATCAAAATGCTGCGAAAGATTACTTTGATGACGCGGCGTATACGCCAAAATGGCAAGAGAAAATTACCGGCGTTAAACCGGAAGATGTGATTCAAGTGGCGCGTGAATTTGCGCAAAACGCTCATGATACTAAAGGACGTAGTATGGTGATCGTTGGTGCGGGTCTAAATCACTGGTATCACATGGATATGTCCTATCGCAGTATTATCAATATGCTGATGATGTGTGGTTGTATCGGTAAAAGTGGTGGTGGCTGGTGTCACTATGTTGGGCAAGAGAAACTTCGTCCGCAAACCGGTTGGGCACCGCTTGCATTTGGGCTTGACTGGAACCGTCCGTCACGTCAAATGAACGGGACATCGTTCTACTATAACCATACGGGCCAATGGCGTCATGAAACCTTAGGGGTTGACGAAATTATGGCACCGAATCAGATGGGCAAAATGGAAAACATGAGCCTAATTGATTACAACGCGAAAGCGGAACGAATGGGCTGGTTACCAACGGCGCCTCAATTGACCACAAACCCACTTGATGTGGCGAAAATGGCGAAAGACGCCGGTAAAGATGCCTCGAGCTTTGTGGCGGAGCAGTTAAAATCTGGCGGATTAGATATGTCATGTAATGACCCGGATAATCCGAAAAACTTTCCACGCAACCTCTTTGTATGGCGCTCGAACCTCTTAGGGTCATCAGCAAAAGGGCATGAGTATTTCCTTAAATATCTCTTAGGAACGCAAAATGCGCTCGATGAGAGCCACGCGGACGGCTGCATTGAACCAAAAGAGATTAAAGTGCGCCCGGCGGTTGAAGGGAAACTTGATCTTCTCGTGACACTCGACTTTAGAATGTCCACTACCTGCCTATATTCAGATGTGGTCCTTCCAACGGCGACGTGGTATGAAAAAGACGACATGAATACCTCGGACATGCACCCCTTTATTCACCCCTTATCGGAAGCGGTCAATCCTCTTTGGGAGAGCCGTACCGACTGGGAGATCTATAAAGGTCTTGCGAAGAAATTCTCTGAGTTGTCGAAAGATTACTTAGGCGTTCGTGAAGATGTGCTCTTAACCCCGCTGATGCACGATACTCCCGAAGAGCTTGGTCAACCCTTTGATCCAAAAGATTGGAAAAAAGGTGAATGTGATCCGATTCCAGGGAAAACTATGCCGAAAATTACCGTGGTTGAGCGGGATTACGGCGCGATTTATGACAAATTTACCAGCGTTGGACCGCTTCTTGAGAAGGTGGGCAACGGCGGTAAAGGGATGAATTGGAAAACCGATAAGGAAGTCGATTTCCTCCGTAAACTCAATAAAGTCAAAGGGGGCGACAGTGTTGCCAAAGATCAGCCTCGCTTAGATACTGCCATTGATGCAGCTGAGATGATCTTAACACTGGCACCCGAAACAAATGGGGAAGTGGCGGTGAAGGCGTGGGATGCGCTCTCTAAAACCACAGGACGTGATCACTCGCACCTTTCTCACCCGAACGAGCATACTAAAATCCGCTTTAGAGACATTCAAGCGCAGCCGCGTAAGATTCTCACCTCGCCAATTTGGTCTGGGATTGAGAGCGACGAAGTATGTTATAACGCAGGGTATACCAACGTTCATGAGCTGATTCCATGGCGCACCATTACCGGTCGTCAGCAGTTCTATCAAGACCACTTATGGATGCGTGGCTTTGGAGAACAGCTCTGTGTGTACAAACCGCCGATCGATCTGAAAACAACGCAGAAAGTGATTGGTCAATATGACAATGGCAATAAAGAGATTGTGCTGAACTTCTTAACGCCGCACCAAAAATGGGGCATTCACAGTACCTACTCTGACAACATTCGCATGTTAACCCTTTCACGCGGTGGCCCACACGTTTGGATCAGTGAATCGGACGCGAAAGCGGCAGGCATTGTCGATAACGATTGGATCGAAGTCTTCAACGTCAACGGAACCTTAACGGCGCGTGCGGTGGTGAGTCAGCGGATTCCTGAAGGAATGACCATGATGTATCACGCACAAGAGAAAATTATTAACGTACCCGGTTCTGAAATTACCGGAAATCGCGGCGGAATTCACAACTCAGTGACCCGTGCGGTGACCAAACCGACCCATATGATTGGGGGATATGCACAGCTCTCTTATGGGTTTAACTACTACGGAACGGTTGGGGCAAATCGCGATGAGTTTGTCGTCGTTCGCAAGATGAATCGTGTGGATTGGCTTGATGAGCCAGCGGATTCGAAGTAA
- the narI gene encoding respiratory nitrate reductase subunit gamma, giving the protein MNTLHQFVFGIYPYIALAIFLFGSLVRFEREQYSWKSESSQLLYEGNLRLGNNLFHVGILCIFFGHLVGLLTPVAVWDFLGVSHGLKQIVAMTAGGIFGLMTLIGLGILIHRRFSNDRLNINSTWRDKLVLIWLLVTLLLGLSTIFVSAGHMDGEEMVKLMNWAQHIVTFRGGAAGFIEGTSIIFKCHIFMGMSLFVIFPFTRLVHIWSGFASVGYLGRKRQIVRRR; this is encoded by the coding sequence ATGAACACACTACATCAATTCGTTTTTGGAATTTATCCATATATAGCGCTCGCGATCTTCCTCTTTGGCAGTTTAGTTCGATTCGAGCGTGAGCAATATTCATGGAAATCCGAGAGTAGCCAACTCTTATATGAGGGCAATCTCCGTCTTGGAAATAACCTCTTTCACGTGGGGATTCTCTGTATCTTCTTTGGGCATTTAGTGGGATTATTAACCCCGGTTGCGGTTTGGGATTTTCTCGGTGTGAGCCACGGTCTTAAACAGATCGTTGCCATGACCGCCGGCGGCATCTTCGGTTTAATGACCTTAATTGGGCTCGGTATCTTGATCCATCGCCGTTTTAGTAACGATCGGTTAAACATCAACAGCACTTGGCGCGATAAACTCGTTCTAATCTGGCTTTTAGTAACGCTTCTCCTTGGATTGAGCACAATCTTTGTGAGCGCGGGCCACATGGACGGGGAAGAGATGGTGAAACTGATGAACTGGGCGCAACATATCGTCACCTTTAGAGGCGGTGCGGCGGGCTTTATTGAAGGCACTTCCATCATCTTTAAATGCCATATCTTTATGGGAATGTCGCTCTTTGTTATCTTCCCATTTACCCGCTTAGTCCACATTTGGAGTGGCTTTGCATCGGTGGGCTACCTTGGCCGTAAACGCCAAATCGTTCGCCGCCGTTAA
- a CDS encoding deoxyribodipyrimidine photo-lyase: protein MTHSTPPTTLVWFRRDLRVFDHRALQYAVQQKRPMVAVFIFDREILDPLPNEDRRLSFIHETVAELKASLAEKSVPLYVLKGLPKNIIPELAGKTGAVEVVSAEDYEPSAIMRDTEVAHCLEALGIAFTQVKDQVIFAKNEVMTQKETPFHVFTPYYRRWMAKLHAGAIDCQQDNWAQLADNQKALPTALQSPPEMPTLEALGFTPQTLLLSGGETSAQVVLADFLTRIDRYHLARDFPSKKGVSYLSVHLRFGTLSIRHLVTLALEADSEGAQIWLKELVWREFYQQFLTHYPNVVRESFKEEYRDLKWENNEAWFERWKMGQTGYPLIDAAMRQLLHSGYMHNRLRMIVASFLVKDLLIDWRWGEAWFAKMLLDFDLAANNGGWQWAASTGCDAQPYFRIFNPITQSEKFDPSGDFIRRYVPEIAHLDNKSIHAPWLSKTHKKPLNYPDPIVDHKTQRLKALELFKV, encoded by the coding sequence ATGACGCATAGTACGCCTCCCACAACGCTCGTCTGGTTTCGCCGAGATCTTCGGGTGTTTGATCATCGTGCGCTTCAATATGCCGTTCAGCAAAAAAGACCGATGGTTGCGGTGTTTATCTTTGATCGTGAGATTTTAGATCCGCTTCCAAATGAAGATCGAAGGCTCTCTTTTATCCATGAGACGGTTGCAGAATTAAAAGCATCACTTGCTGAAAAAAGCGTTCCTCTCTATGTTTTGAAGGGCCTACCAAAAAACATCATTCCGGAATTGGCAGGAAAAACAGGGGCGGTAGAGGTGGTATCGGCTGAGGATTATGAGCCGAGTGCCATTATGCGGGATACTGAGGTTGCTCACTGTTTAGAGGCACTTGGAATCGCGTTTACTCAGGTAAAAGATCAGGTGATTTTTGCAAAAAATGAGGTGATGACGCAAAAAGAGACGCCATTTCATGTTTTCACCCCCTATTATCGCCGTTGGATGGCTAAACTGCATGCGGGTGCGATCGATTGTCAACAGGATAATTGGGCGCAATTGGCAGATAACCAAAAAGCGCTTCCTACAGCGCTTCAATCACCTCCTGAAATGCCAACGCTTGAGGCATTAGGATTTACGCCGCAAACGCTACTACTTAGCGGGGGCGAAACAAGTGCGCAAGTCGTATTGGCAGATTTTTTAACGCGGATCGATCGCTATCATCTGGCGCGAGATTTTCCCTCTAAAAAGGGCGTTTCGTACCTGTCGGTGCATTTACGGTTTGGAACATTGTCGATTCGGCATCTAGTGACCCTTGCGTTAGAGGCGGATAGTGAAGGCGCGCAAATTTGGCTGAAAGAGCTCGTTTGGCGCGAATTTTACCAGCAGTTTTTAACCCATTATCCCAATGTGGTGCGAGAGAGTTTTAAAGAAGAATATCGCGATCTTAAGTGGGAGAATAATGAGGCGTGGTTTGAGCGCTGGAAAATGGGACAGACCGGTTATCCGCTCATTGATGCAGCGATGCGACAACTCCTTCATAGTGGCTATATGCACAATCGTTTACGCATGATTGTTGCGAGTTTTTTAGTGAAAGATCTCTTAATCGATTGGCGCTGGGGCGAGGCGTGGTTTGCTAAAATGCTGCTCGATTTTGATCTTGCGGCCAATAATGGCGGCTGGCAGTGGGCGGCAAGTACCGGCTGTGATGCGCAACCGTACTTCCGTATTTTTAATCCCATTACCCAGTCAGAAAAATTTGATCCAAGCGGTGATTTTATTCGCCGATATGTCCCAGAAATTGCCCATCTTGATAATAAATCCATCCACGCCCCGTGGCTCAGTAAAACCCACAAAAAGCCGCTCAATTATCCAGATCCAATCGTTGATCATAAAACGCAACGGTTAAAAGCGTTGGAGCTGTTTAAGGTGTAG
- a CDS encoding hemerythrin domain-containing protein: MKRDPRLIPFSQEHHGALKLSLKLQNAPTDEATAELLLAEREGLLTHFFEEEQLIIPILNSMSSSGALLLQFLNDHRDLRHLLTENDPATYVELGKRLNSHTRFEERELFPAIEAYWAKVEAGME, translated from the coding sequence ATGAAACGTGATCCACGTCTAATCCCTTTTTCACAGGAACATCACGGCGCATTAAAATTGTCGCTAAAACTGCAAAATGCCCCCACTGACGAAGCGACCGCAGAATTGTTACTTGCTGAGCGAGAGGGGCTACTCACTCATTTTTTTGAAGAGGAACAGCTGATTATTCCGATCCTCAATAGTATGTCCTCAAGCGGTGCGCTGTTGTTGCAATTTTTAAATGATCACCGCGATCTCCGTCATCTCTTAACGGAAAATGATCCGGCAACCTATGTCGAGCTTGGGAAGCGGTTAAATTCACACACGCGCTTTGAAGAGCGTGAACTGTTTCCGGCGATTGAAGCGTATTGGGCAAAGGTCGAGGCGGGAATGGAGTAG
- a CDS encoding WYL domain-containing protein — protein MDQTISLFQNLSNRLRYIEFCLIYKGFVTRADLIEKFNLSEASATRAIKEYIDLSDQKNAQFNKETKANEITHAFKPLFTISEEEALYWLQLESVPELNQLLVYGLPKINLPEQAALAPIIHGIIHKKCVKITYLSLKSGMSKERIVAPHALFNDGLRLYIRLFDRNYSKFIDMSPARIMNAECLNESVQPHESPTNDIFWNEEIELLLMPHPKLNPNQAAVIEYEYQMVRGKRKISVKKSTANYFLRVWNVDCSESGMLNPQSYHLWLENRHDILSHLNPMAPGFQSIPSTNPTP, from the coding sequence ATGGATCAGACCATTTCCCTCTTTCAAAACCTCTCAAATCGATTACGATATATTGAATTTTGCTTAATCTATAAGGGATTCGTAACGCGTGCCGATCTTATTGAAAAATTCAATTTAAGTGAAGCCTCAGCCACTAGAGCAATTAAGGAATATATTGATCTAAGCGATCAAAAAAATGCGCAATTTAATAAAGAGACGAAAGCCAACGAAATCACTCACGCCTTTAAACCGCTCTTTACTATCTCTGAAGAAGAAGCGCTCTATTGGCTACAACTGGAAAGTGTGCCCGAGCTTAATCAATTGCTCGTATATGGACTGCCAAAGATCAATCTCCCTGAGCAGGCCGCATTAGCTCCCATCATTCATGGGATAATCCATAAAAAGTGTGTGAAAATAACTTATTTATCGCTTAAAAGTGGCATGTCTAAAGAACGTATCGTTGCACCGCACGCACTTTTTAATGATGGTTTACGACTCTATATCCGTCTATTTGATCGAAATTACAGCAAGTTTATCGATATGTCTCCAGCGAGAATTATGAATGCTGAATGCTTAAATGAAAGTGTTCAACCTCATGAATCACCAACCAACGACATTTTTTGGAATGAAGAAATTGAACTCTTATTAATGCCTCACCCAAAATTAAATCCAAATCAAGCGGCTGTAATCGAGTATGAATATCAAATGGTTCGTGGCAAACGAAAAATCAGTGTTAAAAAATCAACCGCTAACTACTTTTTACGGGTCTGGAATGTGGATTGCTCCGAATCTGGAATGCTCAATCCCCAAAGTTATCACCTCTGGCTAGAAAATCGACACGATATTCTGAGTCATTTAAATCCTATGGCTCCGGGATTTCAAAGCATACCCTCGACAAACCCTACACCTTAA
- the narJ gene encoding nitrate reductase molybdenum cofactor assembly chaperone, producing the protein MHLLFKLVSILLRYPSDELKTSLPQIRQAVLELPVLKAYEAELDKVLTHLEETDLLALQMEYVNAFDLNRSQALYLFEHIHGENRDRGGAMVDLVAAYEAHGLILEANELPDYLPLVLEFLSEVDNEVASRILADAVSVINHVGGKLKENGNPYAPLFDVIVDMSPCEPRPLIDPPVRDMDEAMDMFGVSNEGVEPLLTPGLPPCIQRH; encoded by the coding sequence ATGCATCTACTGTTTAAATTAGTGTCGATTTTACTGCGCTACCCAAGTGATGAGCTCAAAACGAGCCTTCCTCAAATCCGCCAGGCAGTCTTAGAGCTGCCTGTGCTCAAAGCTTATGAGGCGGAGCTTGATAAGGTGTTAACGCATCTTGAAGAGACCGATCTTTTAGCACTGCAGATGGAGTATGTGAATGCGTTTGATTTAAATCGCTCGCAAGCGCTCTATCTCTTTGAGCACATTCATGGTGAAAACCGTGACCGTGGCGGGGCGATGGTGGATCTTGTAGCCGCCTATGAAGCGCATGGATTAATCCTTGAAGCGAACGAGCTTCCCGATTATCTCCCCCTTGTTTTAGAGTTTCTCTCTGAGGTGGATAATGAGGTGGCGAGCCGAATTTTAGCCGATGCGGTGAGCGTGATTAATCATGTGGGCGGTAAGCTCAAAGAGAATGGCAATCCGTACGCACCACTCTTTGATGTGATTGTCGATATGAGTCCGTGTGAACCCCGTCCGCTCATTGATCCGCCGGTGCGCGATATGGATGAGGCAATGGATATGTTCGGCGTGAGTAATGAGGGGGTTGAACCGCTCTTAACGCCAGGGCTTCCGCCTTGTATCCAACGCCATTAA